Proteins encoded by one window of Arachis hypogaea cultivar Tifrunner chromosome 1, arahy.Tifrunner.gnm2.J5K5, whole genome shotgun sequence:
- the LOC112801658 gene encoding polyadenylate-binding protein RBP47C, protein MKPDALQAGISASDAARTLGVTPAMAKEHLLSTESKGGQANGTSSQFEADSTNTTIFVGGLKPNVTDEDLRQQFSQYGEIVSVKIPIGKGCGFVQFAIRNNAEEALQKLNGTMIDK, encoded by the exons ATGAAACCCGATGCTCTTCAGGCTGGGATAAGTGCTAGTGATGCTGCAAGGACACTTGGAGTTACCCCAGCAATGGCGAAGGAGCATCTTTTGTCTACTGAGAGCAAGG GAGGCCAGGCAAATGGCACATCCAGCCAATTTGAAGCGGATTCTACAAACACAACT ATATTTGTTGGAGGACTCAAACCTAATGTTACAGATGAAGATCTTAGGCAGCAATTCTCTCAGTATGGTGAGATAGTATCTGTTAAGATACCTATTGGAAAGGGGTGTGGTTTTGTCCAATTTGCAATCAG AAATAATGCTGAAGAGGCATTGCAGAAGCTAAATGGGACAATGATTGACAAGTAA